One region of Synechococcus sp. UW69 genomic DNA includes:
- the rplR gene encoding 50S ribosomal protein L18, whose translation MSKLSRKQQTQKRHRRLRRHITGTPDRPRLAVFRSNNHIYAQVIDDAAQSTLCSASTVDKELRTGLKAPAGSCDASVAVGELVAKRAIAKGIQQVVFDRGGNLYHGRIKALADAAREAGLQF comes from the coding sequence ATGTCCAAACTTTCCCGCAAACAACAGACGCAGAAACGCCACCGGCGTCTGCGCCGCCACATCACTGGCACCCCAGACCGTCCGCGGCTGGCAGTGTTCCGTTCCAACAATCACATCTACGCCCAAGTCATCGACGACGCGGCTCAGAGCACTCTCTGCTCTGCGTCCACCGTCGACAAAGAGCTGCGTACCGGTCTCAAGGCTCCTGCTGGTAGCTGCGACGCCTCCGTCGCCGTTGGCGAACTGGTGGCCAAGCGAGCCATCGCCAAAGGCATCCAGCAGGTGGTGTTCGACCGTGGCGGCAATCTGTACCACGGCCGGATTAAAGCCCTTGCCGACGCCGCCCGGGAAGCGGGCCTTCAGTTCTGA
- the rplX gene encoding 50S ribosomal protein L24 gives MATATTKAKATERIKMRIRKGDTVQVIAGKDKGKTGAVLRTLPNENRVVVEGVNMRTRHEKPTQEGETGRIVTEEASLHASNVMLYSTAKKVASRVEIVVEKDGTKKRRLKKTGEVLD, from the coding sequence ATGGCGACTGCAACCACCAAGGCCAAGGCCACCGAGCGCATCAAAATGCGCATCCGCAAGGGCGACACCGTCCAGGTGATCGCCGGCAAGGACAAGGGCAAGACCGGTGCCGTTCTGCGCACCCTGCCCAACGAGAACCGTGTCGTCGTGGAAGGGGTGAACATGCGCACCCGCCACGAAAAGCCCACCCAGGAGGGCGAGACCGGCCGCATCGTGACCGAGGAAGCATCACTGCATGCCTCCAACGTGATGCTTTATTCCACCGCCAAAAAGGTGGCAAGCCGCGTTGAAATCGTCGTCGAGAAGGACGGCACCAAAAAGCGCCGGCTGAAGAAAACCGGTGAAGTCCTCGACTGA
- the rplN gene encoding 50S ribosomal protein L14 produces the protein MIQQESYLTVADNSGAKRIQCIRVLGTNRRYAHVGDVIVAAVKDAAPNMGVKKSDVVKAVVVRTKATMRRETGNSIRFDDNAAVLINDDKNPKGTRVFGPVARELRERSFTKIVSLAPEVI, from the coding sequence GTGATCCAGCAGGAGTCCTATCTCACCGTTGCCGACAACAGTGGCGCCAAGCGCATCCAGTGCATTCGCGTCCTCGGCACCAACCGTCGCTATGCCCACGTGGGCGACGTGATCGTTGCCGCGGTAAAGGATGCCGCCCCCAACATGGGCGTCAAGAAATCCGACGTCGTCAAGGCTGTCGTGGTGCGCACCAAAGCCACCATGCGCCGTGAAACCGGCAACTCGATCCGGTTTGACGACAACGCCGCCGTGCTCATCAACGACGACAAGAACCCAAAAGGCACCCGCGTCTTCGGACCGGTGGCCCGTGAGCTGCGCGAGCGCAGCTTCACCAAAATCGTGTCCCTCGCTCCGGAGGTGATCTGA
- the rplE gene encoding 50S ribosomal protein L5: MSLKKRYRETIQPKLKKDLSLNNIHEVPKVVKVTVNRGLGEAAANAKSLEASVNELAQITGQKVLVTRAKKAIAGFKIRQGMPIGCAVTLRGDRMYAFLERLINLALPRIRDFRGVSPKSFDGRGNYTLGVREQIIFPEISFDKIDAIRGMDITIVTTARSDEEGRALLREMGMPFQSN, from the coding sequence ATGTCACTCAAGAAGCGCTACAGGGAGACCATTCAGCCCAAGCTGAAGAAGGATCTCTCCCTCAACAACATCCATGAAGTCCCCAAGGTGGTGAAAGTCACCGTGAACCGGGGTCTCGGCGAAGCCGCCGCCAACGCCAAGTCCCTCGAGGCTTCGGTCAATGAGCTGGCGCAGATCACCGGCCAGAAGGTCCTGGTGACCCGTGCAAAGAAGGCCATCGCCGGCTTCAAGATTCGGCAGGGCATGCCGATCGGCTGTGCCGTCACCCTCCGTGGTGATCGGATGTACGCCTTCCTCGAGCGCCTGATCAACCTGGCGCTGCCTCGCATCCGCGACTTCCGCGGGGTCAGCCCCAAGAGTTTCGATGGGCGCGGCAACTACACCCTTGGGGTGCGCGAACAGATCATTTTCCCTGAGATCTCCTTCGACAAGATCGATGCAATCCGGGGCATGGACATCACCATCGTGACCACCGCCCGTTCGGACGAAGAGGGCCGGGCCCTCCTCCGCGAGATGGGAATGCCGTTCCAGAGCAACTGA
- the rplO gene encoding 50S ribosomal protein L15, with translation MTLRLDSLKSNKGARRRKLRKGRGIAAGQGASCGFGMRGQKSRSGRPTRPGFEGGQMPLYRRVPKLKHFPLVNPKHFTVLNVSALNNVKEGSTVNLDSLVKDGIVTSPKHPLKMLGNGELTAKKLTVQASAFTASARTKIEAAGGTCETLD, from the coding sequence ATGACTCTCCGACTCGATTCCCTCAAATCCAATAAAGGCGCTCGTCGCCGCAAACTGCGCAAAGGTCGCGGCATCGCCGCAGGTCAGGGTGCCAGCTGCGGCTTCGGTATGCGCGGTCAAAAGTCCCGCTCTGGCCGCCCCACTCGTCCAGGCTTCGAAGGTGGCCAGATGCCTCTGTACCGCCGGGTACCGAAGCTGAAGCACTTCCCCCTGGTGAATCCCAAGCACTTCACTGTGCTCAATGTCTCGGCATTGAACAACGTGAAAGAGGGCAGCACCGTCAACCTGGATTCCCTGGTCAAGGACGGCATTGTGACCAGCCCCAAGCATCCGCTGAAGATGCTCGGTAATGGCGAACTGACAGCCAAAAAGCTGACAGTTCAGGCCTCAGCGTTCACCGCCTCCGCCCGCACCAAGATCGAAGCTGCAGGCGGCACCTGCGAAACCCTCGACTAA
- the rplM gene encoding 50S ribosomal protein L13 has translation MNKTSLPPIDSIDRQWYVVDAENQTLGRLATEVAAVLRGKNNPSFTPHLDTGDFVVVVNAEKIKVTGRKPQQKLYRRHSGRPGGMKVETFEALQERIPERIVEKAIKGMLPHNALGRQMFRKLKVYKGTEHPHAAQKPQPLQLNPSASAK, from the coding sequence ATGAACAAGACCTCTCTCCCCCCGATTGATTCGATCGACCGCCAGTGGTACGTGGTGGACGCTGAGAATCAGACCCTCGGCCGCCTGGCCACTGAGGTAGCCGCCGTGCTTCGCGGCAAGAACAACCCCAGCTTCACCCCCCATCTGGACACCGGTGATTTTGTCGTCGTTGTGAACGCCGAGAAAATCAAAGTCACCGGCAGAAAGCCCCAGCAGAAGCTGTACCGCCGTCACTCCGGACGTCCCGGGGGCATGAAGGTTGAAACCTTTGAGGCTCTGCAGGAACGGATTCCAGAGCGGATTGTGGAGAAGGCCATCAAAGGCATGCTTCCTCACAACGCTTTGGGCCGCCAGATGTTCCGCAAGCTCAAGGTCTACAAGGGCACCGAGCATCCCCATGCGGCTCAGAAGCCCCAGCCTCTCCAGCTCAACCCCTCCGCATCCGCCAAATGA
- a CDS encoding DNA-directed RNA polymerase subunit alpha, with translation MLQYQIDRIEHQVSEDRAQSGVFLIGPLERGQATTLGNALRRVLMGGLEGSAVTAIRIAGVNHEYATVPGVREDVLDILLNCKELTVNSRSGELEIGRLVVAGPAEVKAGDLQFSSQVQVVDTDRPIATVADGHSLELEVHVERGVGYRPVDRYNEETSAIDLLQIDAVFMPVTRVNFTIDETAVAEGGSARERLRIEIVTDGSITPDDALAQSANQLIELFQPLATVTLVEEVPAEPEPSAEAQIPLEELNLSVRAYNCLKRAQVNSVSDLMGFSYEDLLEIKNFGSKSADEVIEALERIGISIPQSRTSA, from the coding sequence GTGCTGCAGTACCAGATTGATCGCATTGAGCATCAGGTATCCGAGGATCGCGCCCAATCGGGTGTGTTCCTGATTGGTCCGCTTGAACGTGGCCAGGCCACGACCTTGGGCAACGCGCTGCGTCGCGTGCTGATGGGTGGGCTCGAAGGCAGTGCCGTGACCGCGATTCGTATTGCAGGAGTCAATCACGAATACGCCACGGTGCCTGGTGTTCGTGAGGACGTGCTCGACATCCTGTTGAACTGCAAGGAGCTCACTGTCAACAGCCGCTCTGGCGAGCTCGAGATCGGCCGCCTCGTTGTGGCTGGTCCTGCCGAAGTCAAGGCCGGCGACCTTCAGTTTTCCTCCCAGGTCCAGGTGGTCGACACCGATCGTCCGATCGCGACTGTGGCCGATGGACACAGCCTTGAGCTGGAAGTTCATGTGGAACGCGGCGTCGGCTATCGCCCGGTTGATCGTTACAACGAAGAAACCAGTGCGATTGATCTGCTCCAGATCGATGCTGTGTTCATGCCCGTAACCCGGGTCAACTTCACCATCGATGAAACCGCCGTTGCCGAAGGCGGTTCAGCACGGGAGCGCCTTCGGATTGAGATCGTCACTGACGGTTCCATTACCCCTGACGACGCCCTAGCTCAATCAGCCAATCAACTGATCGAGCTGTTCCAGCCGCTGGCCACGGTCACTCTTGTTGAGGAAGTCCCTGCTGAGCCGGAGCCTTCGGCAGAAGCACAGATTCCGCTGGAAGAGTTGAACCTTTCGGTTCGTGCCTACAACTGCCTCAAGCGCGCTCAGGTCAACTCCGTGTCTGATCTGATGGGCTTCAGCTATGAGGATCTGCTCGAGATCAAGAACTTCGGTTCTAAATCCGCTGATGAAGTGATCGAAGCCCTCGAGCGCATCGGCATCTCCATCCCCCAGAGCCGCACCTCTGCATAA
- the rplQ gene encoding 50S ribosomal protein L17, translating to MRHQCRVPQLGRPADQRKAMLRALTTQLIREGRVTTTKARAKALRDEAERMITLAKDGSLASRRRAMGYIYDKQLVHALFDKAPNRYSDRKGGYTRITRTVPRRGDNAEMAIIELV from the coding sequence ATGCGTCATCAATGCCGAGTTCCTCAGCTGGGACGCCCAGCTGACCAGCGCAAGGCAATGCTGCGCGCCCTGACCACCCAGCTGATTCGGGAAGGTCGGGTTACCACCACCAAGGCACGGGCCAAGGCGCTTCGCGACGAAGCCGAGCGCATGATCACCCTGGCAAAGGACGGCAGCCTCGCCTCCCGCCGCAGGGCCATGGGATACATCTACGACAAGCAGCTTGTCCACGCTTTGTTCGACAAGGCCCCCAACCGCTACAGCGATCGCAAAGGTGGTTACACCCGTATCACCCGGACTGTTCCCCGTCGTGGTGATAACGCCGAAATGGCCATCATTGAACTGGTCTGA
- the rpsE gene encoding 30S ribosomal protein S5: protein MTDSSPQSNPNAVPGAADVPAAAEGQQQQEQRRGRGDRDGRRGDRRGGRRGQERDSEWQERVVQIRRVSKTVKGGKKMSFRAIVVVGNEKGQVGVGVGKAGDVIGAVRKGVADGKKHLVKVPLTRHNSIPTLSNGRDGAASVLIRPAAPGTGVIAGGSIRTVLELAGIKNVLAKRLGSKTPLNNARAAMVALSLLRTHKETAKERGISLEQIYS, encoded by the coding sequence ATGACAGATTCCTCCCCCCAATCCAATCCCAACGCCGTACCGGGTGCGGCCGACGTTCCAGCGGCAGCCGAAGGGCAGCAGCAACAGGAGCAACGCCGTGGTCGTGGCGACCGTGATGGTCGTCGTGGAGACCGTCGCGGCGGTCGCCGCGGCCAAGAGCGCGACTCCGAATGGCAGGAGCGTGTGGTGCAAATCCGCCGCGTCTCCAAGACCGTGAAAGGCGGCAAAAAGATGAGCTTCCGCGCCATCGTCGTCGTCGGCAACGAAAAAGGCCAAGTCGGCGTTGGTGTCGGCAAAGCTGGTGATGTGATCGGCGCCGTCCGCAAGGGTGTTGCCGACGGCAAAAAGCACCTCGTCAAAGTGCCATTGACCCGTCACAACTCCATCCCGACCCTCTCCAATGGTCGCGATGGTGCAGCAAGCGTGCTGATTCGCCCTGCAGCCCCTGGTACTGGTGTGATCGCCGGCGGATCCATCCGCACGGTGCTCGAACTCGCCGGCATCAAAAATGTCTTGGCCAAGCGCCTGGGCAGCAAGACACCCCTGAACAATGCCCGGGCTGCCATGGTGGCCCTGTCGCTTCTCCGCACCCACAAGGAGACGGCCAAGGAACGGGGAATCTCCCTCGAGCAGATCTACTCCTGA
- the rplF gene encoding 50S ribosomal protein L6 has translation MSRIGKNPVPVPEKVTVSLDGLTVKVKGPKGELERTLPEGVSVSQDNDSIVVSPTSTKRISRERHGLSRTLVANMIEGVSNGYSKALEIVGVGSRAQVKGKTLVVSAGYSHPVELEAPEGITFKVENNTRVIVSGIDKELVGNEAAKVRAVRPPEPYKGKGIKYEGEHILRKAGKSGKK, from the coding sequence ATGTCACGAATCGGCAAAAACCCCGTTCCCGTCCCTGAGAAGGTCACGGTTTCCCTCGACGGACTCACCGTCAAGGTGAAAGGACCCAAGGGTGAACTGGAACGCACCCTTCCTGAAGGCGTCAGCGTCAGTCAGGACAACGACTCCATCGTGGTCTCACCCACGAGCACCAAGCGCATCTCCCGAGAGCGCCACGGCCTGAGCCGAACCCTGGTCGCCAACATGATCGAAGGGGTCAGCAACGGCTACAGCAAAGCTTTGGAGATCGTCGGCGTGGGCTCCCGTGCCCAGGTCAAAGGCAAAACCCTCGTGGTAAGTGCTGGCTACAGCCACCCCGTGGAGCTGGAGGCCCCTGAAGGCATCACCTTCAAGGTGGAAAACAACACCAGGGTGATCGTCTCCGGCATCGACAAGGAGCTGGTGGGCAACGAAGCCGCAAAGGTCCGCGCCGTCCGTCCCCCCGAGCCCTACAAGGGCAAGGGCATCAAGTACGAGGGCGAGCACATCCTGCGCAAGGCGGGCAAGTCCGGCAAGAAATAA
- the rpsK gene encoding 30S ribosomal protein S11: protein MAKTVKKSGPKKAKRNVPNGVAHIQSTFNNTIVSITDTAGEVISWSSAGASGFKGARKGTPFAAQTAAEAAARRALDQGMRQIEVLVRGPGSGRETAIRALQVAGLEITLIRDVTPLPHNGCRRPKRRRV, encoded by the coding sequence ATGGCAAAAACCGTCAAAAAATCCGGGCCCAAGAAGGCCAAGCGCAACGTCCCCAACGGTGTTGCTCATATCCAGAGCACCTTTAACAACACCATCGTTTCGATCACCGACACTGCCGGTGAAGTGATTTCCTGGTCGTCCGCAGGTGCGAGTGGCTTCAAAGGTGCCCGCAAAGGAACCCCTTTCGCTGCTCAAACGGCTGCCGAAGCAGCGGCCCGTCGTGCCCTTGATCAAGGGATGCGCCAAATCGAAGTTCTGGTGAGAGGTCCTGGATCAGGACGCGAGACCGCCATCCGCGCTCTCCAGGTTGCTGGTCTCGAAATCACGCTCATCCGTGACGTCACCCCCCTGCCTCATAACGGTTGCCGGCGGCCTAAGCGCCGCCGCGTCTGA
- the secY gene encoding preprotein translocase subunit SecY — protein MLVSRGRNPNASEVISQLITNPGLRSRVLTTLGLLLLVRLGIYIPMPGIDREAFKQFIDQGGQLIGFLDIFTGGGISTLGIFALGILPFINASIILQLLTAALPQLEDLQKNEGEAGRRKIAQITRYVALGWGLVQSVVFAMILRQYAVEGLSEVVFVVQTALALVTGSMVVMWLSEVITERGIGQGASLVIFLNIVATLPRTLGATIEAAQTGDRDTVLGIVVLVLVFLATIVGIIFVQEGARRIPIVSAKRQVGGAGVLPTRQSYLPLKLNAGGVMPIIFASALIFLPVTIANLTKSELLIRAASALNPGAANPWPYALTFFALILGFSYFYASLTVNPADIATNLKRGGVAIPGVRPGSATATYLSGVQNRLTLLGGLFLGAVAIIPAGVERATNVQTFQGLGATSLLILVGVAIDTAKQVQTYVISQRYEGLVRQ, from the coding sequence ATGCTCGTCAGTCGGGGTCGCAACCCCAACGCCTCCGAAGTGATCAGCCAGCTGATCACCAACCCTGGGCTACGCAGTCGCGTGCTCACCACGCTCGGGCTGCTGCTGTTGGTGCGTCTTGGGATCTACATCCCAATGCCAGGAATTGATCGAGAAGCGTTCAAGCAGTTCATCGATCAGGGCGGACAACTGATCGGCTTCCTGGACATCTTCACCGGTGGTGGCATTTCCACCTTGGGCATCTTTGCCCTGGGGATCCTGCCATTCATCAATGCTTCGATCATCCTCCAACTGCTAACCGCAGCTTTGCCTCAGTTGGAGGATCTGCAGAAGAATGAAGGTGAGGCAGGTCGGAGAAAGATCGCCCAGATCACCCGTTATGTCGCCTTGGGCTGGGGTCTCGTCCAGAGCGTGGTCTTCGCAATGATCCTGCGCCAGTACGCCGTGGAAGGCCTGAGCGAAGTGGTCTTTGTCGTGCAGACAGCGCTTGCCTTGGTCACCGGGTCAATGGTGGTGATGTGGCTTAGTGAAGTCATCACAGAGCGGGGCATTGGCCAAGGCGCTTCCCTTGTGATTTTCCTGAACATCGTCGCAACACTGCCTCGCACGCTTGGTGCGACGATCGAAGCCGCTCAGACTGGTGACCGCGACACCGTTCTTGGCATCGTTGTTCTGGTGCTGGTGTTCCTGGCCACGATCGTCGGAATCATCTTCGTGCAGGAGGGAGCGCGCCGGATCCCCATCGTGAGTGCAAAGCGCCAGGTGGGTGGAGCAGGCGTTCTCCCCACCCGTCAGAGCTACCTACCGCTCAAGCTGAACGCTGGTGGGGTTATGCCGATCATTTTCGCCTCGGCCCTGATTTTTCTTCCGGTCACCATCGCCAATCTGACCAAAAGCGAATTGTTGATCCGCGCAGCCAGCGCCCTGAACCCTGGAGCCGCTAACCCCTGGCCCTATGCGCTCACATTTTTTGCGTTGATCCTGGGTTTCTCGTATTTCTACGCATCACTCACCGTTAATCCCGCTGACATTGCCACGAACCTGAAACGCGGCGGTGTCGCCATTCCAGGCGTTCGCCCCGGCAGCGCCACCGCCACATATCTCTCGGGCGTCCAAAACCGTCTCACCTTGCTTGGTGGTCTGTTCCTCGGCGCCGTCGCGATCATTCCAGCTGGCGTCGAACGCGCCACCAATGTGCAGACCTTCCAAGGCCTTGGAGCCACTTCGCTGCTGATCTTGGTTGGTGTGGCCATCGACACGGCCAAGCAAGTCCAGACCTATGTGATTTCGCAGCGCTACGAAGGGCTCGTTCGCCAGTGA
- the rpsQ gene encoding 30S ribosomal protein S17: MAVKERVGTVVSDKMEKTVVVAVESRFPHPIYQKTVSRTTRYKAHDEDNTCRVGDRVRITETRPMSRQKRWAIAEVLSHSPKAAAEEASKAEAQEVKQ, encoded by the coding sequence ATGGCAGTCAAGGAAAGGGTCGGCACCGTCGTCAGCGACAAGATGGAGAAAACGGTGGTGGTCGCGGTGGAAAGCCGCTTCCCTCACCCCATCTATCAAAAGACGGTCAGCCGTACCACCCGTTACAAGGCTCACGACGAAGACAACACCTGTCGCGTCGGAGACCGCGTTCGTATCACTGAAACCCGTCCCATGAGCCGCCAAAAGCGGTGGGCCATTGCCGAGGTTCTCAGCCACAGCCCCAAGGCTGCAGCTGAGGAAGCCAGCAAGGCTGAAGCTCAGGAGGTGAAGCAGTGA
- the rpsH gene encoding 30S ribosomal protein S8 — MANHDPISDMLTRIRNASEKRHETTKIPASRMTRSIAKVLQQEGFISEISEQGEGVRTELVLALKYSGKHRLPTIRSMQRVSKPGLRIYKNTRGLPKVLGGLGVAIISTSKGVMSDRDARREGVGGEVLCYVY; from the coding sequence ATGGCCAACCACGACCCCATTTCCGACATGCTCACCCGCATTCGCAATGCGAGTGAGAAACGTCACGAAACCACCAAGATCCCCGCTTCGCGGATGACTCGCAGCATCGCCAAGGTGCTGCAGCAGGAGGGCTTCATCTCCGAAATCAGCGAGCAGGGTGAAGGCGTTCGCACCGAACTGGTGCTCGCCCTCAAGTACAGCGGCAAGCACAGGCTGCCCACCATCCGCTCGATGCAGCGGGTCAGCAAGCCCGGTCTCCGCATCTACAAAAACACTCGCGGCCTGCCCAAAGTCCTCGGAGGACTGGGCGTGGCGATCATCTCCACCTCCAAGGGTGTGATGAGCGACCGCGACGCCCGCCGTGAGGGCGTCGGTGGCGAAGTGCTCTGTTACGTCTACTGA
- the rpmJ gene encoding 50S ribosomal protein L36: MKVRSSVKKMCDKCRVIRRHGKVMVICANPKHKQRQG, from the coding sequence ATGAAGGTGCGCAGCTCAGTCAAGAAAATGTGTGACAAGTGCCGGGTGATCCGTCGCCACGGCAAGGTCATGGTCATTTGCGCCAACCCCAAGCACAAACAGCGTCAGGGCTGA
- the rpsM gene encoding 30S ribosomal protein S13 translates to MARIAGVDIPRDKRVEVSLTYIYGVGLTRSQAILAKAGVSPDIRVKDLEDGDLQKLRNAMEEYTIEGDLRRQEGMALKRLQDIGCLRGRRHRMSLPVRGQRTRTNARTRRGARKTVAGKKK, encoded by the coding sequence GTGGCACGGATCGCCGGCGTTGACATTCCCCGCGACAAGCGGGTTGAAGTGTCCCTCACCTATATCTACGGAGTTGGTCTCACCCGCTCGCAGGCCATTCTGGCCAAAGCCGGTGTGAGCCCTGACATCCGGGTCAAAGATCTCGAGGACGGAGATCTTCAGAAGCTCCGGAATGCCATGGAGGAATACACCATTGAAGGTGACCTGCGCCGGCAGGAAGGCATGGCCTTGAAGCGCCTGCAGGACATTGGTTGCCTTCGTGGCCGTCGCCATCGCATGAGCCTTCCCGTTCGTGGACAGCGCACCCGCACCAACGCTCGGACCCGCCGCGGCGCGCGGAAAACTGTGGCCGGCAAGAAGAAGTAA
- the truA gene encoding tRNA pseudouridine(38-40) synthase TruA codes for MNLEPSSAGPESSSLQRIALSLQYEGSSFCGWQRQRNGRSVQAVLEDAIAQLDPHRPVQSFAAGRTDAGVHAAGQVVHFDCSGPIPARKWAPALNGRLPSTIRVRESVTRPLDWHACYSATYRRYRYTIYNGRRPNLFLSPWSWHRYQHRLDASRMRDALNTMLGLHDFSAFMKAGSRRAHARTTVQEVLVERDGDLLRVEIQASGFLYGMVRLLMAQLVAVGEHRLSVAAFEQRWRERRRHEVKEAAPASGLCLLRAGYAEPIFTKAGWYNSQPWFFLAENDPPPDPPSTPG; via the coding sequence TTGAACCTCGAACCCTCGTCTGCAGGTCCTGAGTCGTCGTCCCTTCAGAGGATTGCGCTCAGTCTTCAGTACGAGGGTTCTTCGTTTTGTGGATGGCAGCGTCAACGCAACGGTCGCAGCGTTCAGGCCGTGCTGGAGGATGCCATTGCACAGCTTGATCCGCATCGGCCTGTGCAGAGCTTCGCTGCAGGCCGAACTGACGCCGGTGTTCATGCTGCAGGCCAGGTCGTGCATTTCGACTGCAGTGGTCCGATCCCGGCTCGCAAATGGGCCCCCGCCTTGAACGGACGCCTCCCCAGCACGATTCGTGTGCGCGAATCCGTCACCCGTCCGCTCGATTGGCATGCCTGTTATTCGGCCACATACCGGCGATACAGGTACACGATTTACAACGGACGACGTCCCAACTTGTTTCTCAGTCCGTGGAGCTGGCACCGTTACCAACACAGGCTGGATGCGTCCCGCATGCGGGACGCTTTGAACACGATGCTTGGCCTGCACGACTTCAGTGCCTTCATGAAGGCAGGCAGCCGTCGCGCCCATGCCCGAACAACGGTGCAGGAGGTTCTCGTGGAACGTGATGGCGATCTTCTACGGGTCGAAATTCAGGCCAGCGGTTTTCTGTACGGCATGGTTCGCCTGCTGATGGCCCAGCTGGTGGCAGTCGGCGAGCACAGGCTCAGCGTTGCTGCCTTTGAACAGCGCTGGCGCGAACGACGACGCCATGAGGTGAAGGAGGCAGCACCCGCCTCGGGGCTCTGCCTGCTTCGGGCTGGCTATGCCGAGCCCATCTTCACCAAAGCCGGCTGGTATAATAGTCAGCCGTGGTTTTTTCTGGCTGAGAACGATCCGCCTCCGGATCCACCCTCAACGCCGGGATAA
- a CDS encoding adenylate kinase: MKNRLLFLGPPGAGKGTQAARLCDANSMKHLSTGDLLRSEVAAGSELGKEAEAVMNRGELVSDALVLAIVESQMKALTTDGWLLDGFPRTVPQAEALEPLLAELKQPIQAVVLLELDDAVLIERLLSRGRADDNEAVIRNRLEVYREKTAPLIRFYSDKELLVSVPAQGSVEEITKRIELVLG, translated from the coding sequence ATGAAAAATCGCTTGCTCTTTCTTGGTCCTCCTGGAGCCGGCAAAGGCACCCAGGCTGCTCGCCTGTGCGATGCCAACAGCATGAAGCACCTGTCGACGGGTGATCTGCTGCGCTCCGAAGTCGCAGCAGGCAGCGAACTGGGCAAAGAAGCTGAAGCGGTGATGAACCGTGGCGAACTGGTCAGTGACGCCCTGGTGCTGGCCATCGTGGAAAGCCAGATGAAGGCTTTAACCACAGACGGCTGGCTTCTCGATGGGTTTCCCCGCACGGTCCCCCAGGCTGAAGCGCTGGAACCACTTCTTGCCGAACTCAAGCAACCCATCCAAGCCGTGGTTCTGCTGGAGCTCGATGACGCTGTTTTGATTGAACGGCTGCTGTCGCGGGGTCGCGCCGACGACAACGAAGCTGTGATCCGTAACCGCTTGGAGGTGTACCGGGAGAAGACAGCACCTCTGATTCGCTTCTACAGCGATAAGGAGCTGCTGGTGTCCGTCCCCGCCCAGGGCTCTGTAGAGGAGATCACCAAGCGGATCGAATTAGTGCTTGGTTGA